In Paenibacillus sp. FSL R7-0345, a single window of DNA contains:
- a CDS encoding ABC transporter permease yields the protein MSNGIEMIVKSAKSVREAHDYTGTAPVSASNKRKKPYSLRTKILLSDWAAGAAIPAAVIALWQLGGSAGWISPEFLPTPWSILSAFAGLAASGELLHHLGVSIGRAGLGYVIGGILGLLLGILTGLFRKAEYLLDPSVQVLRLVPHLAIAPLIILWFGFGEVSKVAIILSGAFFPLYINTFMGIRGVDNKLFEVARVLGFGPLQKLRRLILPAALPGILLGLRLSMAVAWIGLVVAELIGSSSGVGFLINEAKQNSNTEVIFVGIIIFAIVGKLIDSLFRVIERKLLHWRDSYQG from the coding sequence ATGAGCAACGGGATCGAAATGATTGTTAAGTCAGCTAAAAGCGTAAGGGAAGCACATGATTACACCGGAACAGCACCTGTATCTGCGTCTAACAAGCGAAAAAAGCCATACTCTCTCCGGACGAAGATACTTCTGTCCGACTGGGCAGCCGGGGCCGCCATACCGGCGGCAGTTATTGCACTGTGGCAGCTCGGCGGGAGTGCAGGCTGGATCTCGCCGGAGTTTCTGCCGACACCCTGGTCGATTTTGTCGGCTTTTGCCGGACTTGCGGCCAGCGGCGAGCTGCTCCATCACCTCGGGGTGAGCATCGGCCGGGCCGGGCTCGGCTATGTGATAGGCGGAATTCTCGGCCTGCTGCTCGGCATATTGACCGGTCTGTTCCGCAAAGCGGAGTATCTGCTTGACCCCAGTGTCCAGGTGCTGCGGCTGGTTCCGCATCTGGCCATTGCGCCGCTGATTATCCTCTGGTTCGGCTTCGGCGAGGTGTCGAAGGTGGCTATCATTTTGAGCGGCGCCTTCTTCCCGCTGTACATCAACACCTTTATGGGCATCCGGGGCGTGGACAACAAGTTGTTTGAGGTAGCCAGAGTGCTTGGCTTCGGACCGCTGCAGAAGCTGCGCCGGCTGATTCTGCCGGCTGCGCTGCCCGGCATTTTGCTCGGGTTGCGTCTTTCAATGGCCGTGGCCTGGATCGGCCTGGTTGTTGCTGAACTTATCGGCTCTTCTTCCGGAGTAGGGTTTCTGATTAATGAAGCCAAGCAGAATTCCAATACGGAAGTCATTTTTGTAGGCATCATTATTTTTGCTATTGTCGGCAAGCTGATTGATTCCTTATTCCGCGTCATCGAACGCAAGCTCCTGCACTGGCGGGACAGCTATCAGGGCTAA
- a CDS encoding ABC transporter permease translates to MSNQAVAAGAAGKPGKAVIAGLGLLLPGSLLIAWQLLGHYGILSEMLFPTPYTITQSFLSLAVSGDLWSHFRVSAVRAFSGFLLGGGLGLLLGILVGLFRRSERLLDPSLQMIRMIPSLAVVPLFILWFGIGEESKVLLIAKGAFFPVYINTFMGIRGTDNKLFEVSKVLGFSKMQQVLRLVLPAAVPNIMLGVRLSLGLSWLGLVVAELIASTSGIGYMMSDARQFADTPVVFVGIIVFAAAGLLSDTVVRLIERRLLRWKDSYQG, encoded by the coding sequence ATGAGCAACCAGGCTGTGGCCGCAGGTGCAGCAGGTAAACCCGGAAAAGCGGTTATTGCCGGACTCGGCCTGCTACTGCCGGGAAGCCTGCTGATTGCGTGGCAGCTGCTGGGCCATTACGGGATTTTGTCAGAAATGCTGTTTCCGACACCTTACACCATTACCCAGTCGTTCCTTTCACTGGCCGTAAGCGGCGATCTGTGGAGCCATTTCCGGGTCAGCGCCGTGCGGGCCTTCTCCGGATTTCTGCTCGGCGGGGGACTGGGGCTGCTGCTGGGCATTCTGGTCGGACTGTTCCGCAGATCGGAGCGGCTGCTGGACCCGTCGCTGCAGATGATCAGGATGATTCCCAGCCTTGCGGTTGTACCGCTGTTTATTCTCTGGTTCGGAATCGGCGAGGAATCGAAAGTGCTGCTGATCGCAAAAGGCGCGTTCTTCCCGGTCTATATTAACACCTTCATGGGCATCCGCGGTACGGACAACAAGCTGTTTGAAGTATCCAAGGTACTCGGCTTCAGCAAGATGCAGCAGGTTCTCCGGCTGGTGCTTCCGGCGGCGGTGCCGAACATTATGCTCGGTGTACGCCTGTCGCTGGGATTATCCTGGCTGGGGCTGGTTGTGGCTGAACTGATCGCCTCCACCTCAGGCATCGGCTACATGATGTCGGATGCCCGCCAGTTTGCTGATACGCCAGTCGTATTTGTCGGAATTATTGTGTTTGCCGCTGCGGGGCTGCTGAGTGATACGGTTGTCCGTCTGATTGAACGGCGGCTGCTGAGATGGAAGGACAGCTATCAAGGATAG
- a CDS encoding ABC transporter ATP-binding protein → MGEVMLSIAQLNKSFDTAGGQVKALHEVNLDVQQGEFVTVIGPSGCGKSTLLRIVAGLDTGYTGSVTLEGERIGGPGIDKGFIFQEHRLFPWLTVEKNIASDLPLSRPDVRQKVDELIELVKLNGFEKAYPRELSGGMAQRVAIARALLRNPKILLLDEPFGALDAFTRAHMQTVLLDIWRKNRTTMIFVTHDIDEAVYLGGRVVILEPRPGKIRKIVPIDLPYPRKKTTTSFQELRLRVLNYFEKVEELELTDGAGI, encoded by the coding sequence ATGGGAGAGGTCATGCTGTCCATTGCGCAGCTGAACAAGAGCTTTGACACCGCCGGAGGACAGGTAAAGGCATTGCATGAGGTGAATCTGGATGTGCAGCAGGGGGAGTTCGTCACCGTGATCGGCCCGAGCGGCTGCGGTAAAAGCACGCTGCTGCGCATCGTCGCCGGACTCGATACAGGCTATACCGGCAGTGTGACGCTGGAGGGGGAGCGGATTGGCGGTCCGGGGATTGATAAAGGGTTTATTTTTCAGGAGCACCGGCTGTTTCCCTGGCTTACCGTTGAGAAGAATATTGCCTCGGATCTGCCGCTCAGCCGGCCGGATGTCCGGCAGAAGGTAGATGAGCTGATTGAGCTGGTGAAGCTGAACGGCTTTGAAAAAGCGTATCCCCGTGAGCTCTCAGGAGGAATGGCCCAGCGGGTGGCAATTGCCCGGGCGCTACTGCGGAATCCGAAGATTTTGCTGCTCGATGAGCCGTTTGGTGCACTGGACGCTTTTACCCGGGCCCATATGCAGACGGTGCTGCTGGATATCTGGCGGAAGAACCGGACCACGATGATTTTTGTGACACATGATATTGATGAAGCAGTCTATCTTGGAGGAAGGGTGGTTATTCTGGAGCCGAGACCGGGCAAAATCCGTAAAATTGTGCCGATTGATCTCCCCTATCCGCGCAAGAAGACTACAACCTCCTTTCAGGAGCTGCGCCTAAGGGTGCTTAATTATTTTGAGAAGGTGGAGGAGCTGGAATTGACGGACGGGGCAGGGATTTAG